The DNA region CCAATATCTCATCATATTCCTCTTCCAATCCTAGGCGATCGTATTCCTTTTGTCTGTCCCATTCTGTCAAATTAATAATCAAATCAATGGTTTGGCTTTCCTTAACCGATTCAACACCAAACAAAGTTTTGCAATCCACAATACCTATGCCTCGAACTTCAATGAAGTGTCTTATAATATCCGGTGAAGTGCCAAGTAAGGTATCGTCCGATACTTTTTTGATCTCAACCACATCATCGGCTACCAATCGGTGACCTCTCTTAATGAGTTCAAGAGCCGCTTCACTTTTTCCGATACCACTTTCACCTTTAATTAATATACCTTCACCATATACGTCCACCAACACACCATGGATGGATATACTCGGTGCCAGTTCCACTTTCAAATATCTGGTAAGTTCTGATAGGAAATAAGATGTGGATAATTTGGTCTGTAGAAGGGGTACACCATGACGCTTTGCAATTGCAATCATATCTTCATCCGGCTCAAGGGACCGCGCTAATATTAGACAGGGTATCTTAGAACCAAAAAGTCTCTCAAATGTTTCAAGTTTTAAATAAGGTGCCATATTTTCAATAAAAGTATACTCCACTTTTCCGATAATCTGAGCACGATCGGCATCAAAATAATCGTAAAAACCGGCCAGTTGAAGCGCTGGTCTGTTCACATCCGATTGGGATATTTCATGACTGGCTATATCGACTTCCGGTGTTAAATTGGTTAGTTTCATTTTTATGATGATATCCGATAGCTTTACAGAATACATGTTTTTCCTCCATGTTATGGTTAAGGCCTTAAGCCGAAGTTTTTACTTATATAGAGTATCATAAATAAACCTTTATTGCACTAGACATTTTTAATGCTTCTCATCTTAATTATCTTCTATATCGTCACTTTGACCATGAAAGAACTCATAAACCTTAAGAGCAACCTTTTTATTCATTGAT from Petrocella atlantisensis includes:
- the hprK gene encoding HPr(Ser) kinase/phosphatase, translating into MYSVKLSDIIIKMKLTNLTPEVDIASHEISQSDVNRPALQLAGFYDYFDADRAQIIGKVEYTFIENMAPYLKLETFERLFGSKIPCLILARSLEPDEDMIAIAKRHGVPLLQTKLSTSYFLSELTRYLKVELAPSISIHGVLVDVYGEGILIKGESGIGKSEAALELIKRGHRLVADDVVEIKKVSDDTLLGTSPDIIRHFIEVRGIGIVDCKTLFGVESVKESQTIDLIINLTEWDRQKEYDRLGLEEEYDEILGNKVVSHTIPIRPGRNLAIIVESAAINHRQKKMGYNAAVELNNRVTGNLLRRSQERDEENEKL